One genomic window of Persephonella sp. includes the following:
- a CDS encoding ATP-dependent Clp protease ATP-binding subunit: MFEKFTERARKVILNAREKALEYRSNYLGSEHLLLSLLEEEDIPVLVLSRFGLTVDKVKRTLTSQMVHGSHSGEVLFAPDAKRVLEFAVEEARILHHQFVGPEHLLIGVVREKTGLGGRVLRGFGIDEYSIRKEILQILGEIPPQEQVKQVPTPNIDRFSRDLTALAREGKLDPVIGRDREIDRVIQILSRRRKNNPVLIGEPGVGKTSIVEGLAQRIANKEVPEPLQSKRIVALDLAALVAGTKYRGQFEERLKNILKELEKAPYIILFIDELHTLVGAGAAEGSIDASNMLKPALARGEIQVIGATTIDEYRKYIEKDGALERRFQPVLVEPPTPEDTIKILTGLKKKFEEFHEVEYTKSAIEKAVDYSVKYITDRQLPDKAIDLIDEAGAWVRIREMALPPKLKKIEERIKKIEEEKAIAAKEQDYEKAAKLRDEELKLRAKFETLKAEWKEKKKTKKPKVKDDDIAMVVAKWTGIPVARLTETQAEKLLHIEEELHKRVVDQNEAIEAISKAIRRNSVGLKGTHRPIGVFMFLGPTGVGKTETAKALAEYLFGTEEALIRFDMSEYMEKHTVSRLVGAPPGYVGYEEGGQLTEAVRRRPYSVILFDEIEKAHPDVFNIFLQIFDDGRLTDSFGRVVDFSNTIIIMTSNLGARLILESGSLGFEKKAGMLEYEEMKKNVLQQVRKHFSPEFLNRLDEIIVFKPLDKEVMKGIIDIQLKEINKRLKEWGITVKLSRKFIDYLIDKEFKPEFGARSIKRALQSLVEDLLAEEILKGKLPPGSTAEVVIKKDGSVGIKVKKPKTKSSKKKVKEVAAT; encoded by the coding sequence TCTCACGTCCCAGATGGTTCACGGAAGCCATTCAGGAGAGGTTCTTTTTGCTCCAGATGCAAAGAGGGTTCTTGAGTTTGCTGTGGAAGAAGCAAGAATACTCCACCACCAGTTTGTTGGACCTGAGCACCTGCTAATAGGCGTCGTAAGAGAAAAAACAGGTCTTGGAGGTAGAGTTTTAAGAGGGTTTGGCATAGATGAATACTCTATCAGAAAGGAGATACTCCAGATACTTGGAGAGATCCCACCTCAAGAACAGGTTAAGCAGGTTCCAACCCCAAATATAGACAGGTTTTCCAGAGATTTAACAGCTTTAGCAAGAGAAGGTAAGCTTGATCCTGTTATAGGCAGAGACAGGGAAATAGATAGGGTTATTCAGATCTTGTCAAGAAGAAGGAAAAATAACCCTGTTCTCATAGGAGAGCCGGGCGTAGGAAAAACATCAATAGTTGAGGGTCTTGCACAGAGGATAGCAAACAAAGAAGTTCCTGAACCTCTACAATCAAAAAGAATAGTTGCCCTTGATCTTGCGGCACTTGTCGCAGGAACAAAATACAGAGGTCAGTTTGAAGAGAGGCTTAAAAATATCCTTAAAGAGCTTGAAAAAGCACCATACATAATTCTTTTTATAGATGAGCTTCATACACTTGTTGGAGCAGGAGCGGCAGAAGGATCTATTGATGCATCTAACATGCTAAAGCCTGCCCTTGCAAGAGGGGAAATTCAGGTTATCGGCGCAACAACCATAGACGAATACAGAAAATATATAGAGAAAGATGGTGCCCTGGAAAGAAGATTTCAACCTGTTTTAGTAGAACCACCAACCCCTGAAGACACTATAAAGATACTGACGGGTCTTAAGAAGAAGTTTGAGGAGTTCCATGAGGTTGAATACACAAAATCTGCAATAGAGAAAGCTGTAGATTACTCAGTCAAATACATAACAGACAGACAACTTCCTGACAAAGCTATTGATCTTATTGATGAGGCTGGAGCATGGGTAAGAATAAGAGAGATGGCTCTTCCTCCAAAACTTAAGAAGATAGAAGAAAGAATAAAGAAGATAGAAGAAGAAAAAGCTATAGCAGCAAAAGAGCAGGATTACGAAAAAGCAGCAAAGCTGAGAGATGAAGAGCTAAAACTCAGAGCAAAATTTGAGACGCTAAAAGCTGAATGGAAAGAAAAGAAAAAAACCAAGAAGCCAAAGGTAAAAGATGATGATATCGCTATGGTTGTTGCAAAATGGACAGGAATTCCAGTTGCAAGGCTTACAGAGACACAGGCAGAAAAACTCCTCCACATTGAAGAAGAACTTCACAAAAGGGTTGTTGATCAAAACGAAGCAATTGAGGCGATATCAAAAGCTATTAGAAGAAACAGCGTTGGTCTGAAAGGAACCCACAGGCCTATAGGGGTATTCATGTTCTTAGGTCCAACAGGGGTTGGAAAAACAGAAACAGCAAAAGCCCTTGCTGAATACCTTTTTGGAACAGAAGAAGCCTTAATTAGATTTGATATGTCTGAATACATGGAAAAACATACAGTCTCAAGGCTTGTTGGTGCACCTCCAGGATATGTAGGTTATGAAGAAGGGGGTCAGCTTACAGAAGCTGTAAGAAGAAGACCTTACTCTGTTATTCTGTTTGATGAAATAGAAAAAGCTCACCCAGATGTCTTCAACATATTCCTTCAGATATTTGATGATGGAAGGTTAACAGATTCTTTTGGAAGGGTGGTAGATTTCAGCAACACAATAATAATCATGACATCAAACCTTGGTGCAAGGCTTATTCTTGAATCAGGAAGTCTTGGCTTTGAGAAAAAGGCTGGAATGCTTGAATATGAAGAAATGAAGAAAAATGTTCTCCAGCAGGTTAGAAAACATTTCAGCCCGGAATTTTTAAACAGACTTGATGAAATCATAGTGTTTAAACCATTGGACAAAGAAGTAATGAAAGGTATAATTGATATACAACTTAAGGAGATAAATAAAAGGCTAAAAGAATGGGGAATAACCGTAAAGCTTTCCAGAAAGTTCATAGATTATCTAATAGACAAAGAGTTCAAGCCGGAGTTTGGTGCCAGGTCAATAAAGAGAGCTCTACAATCACTTGTGGAAGATCTGCTGGCAGAAGAGATACTGAAAGGAAAACTACCCCCAGGATCTACAGCAGAGGTTGTTATCAAGAAAGATGGATCTGTTGGAATAAAAGTGAAAAAACCAAAAACAAAATCATCAAAGAAAAAAGTAAAAGAAGTAGCAGCAACCTGA